Proteins encoded in a region of the Podospora pseudopauciseta strain CBS 411.78 chromosome 6, whole genome shotgun sequence genome:
- a CDS encoding hypothetical protein (COG:T; EggNog:ENOG503P2CN), whose translation MANDHDGTHTVVEKTQPTITSYHDLTIVESQDAETGLAKSCMFLHITQDEEVYFGKTTRNKRELSFDEIGQLLTRIPDEEIFPAIPKDIELTLAPDHINEANSFLKRPGIQHYDDFVGTDFVWKELLHETLIMEKISKAPHPYIIRYLGCRTCRGRITSFFVERLDQTLDQYVNAPDGFEPLDNERFLAGVQSAIDYLHSLGLAHNDLNPQNIMVRDGMPVLIDFGGCAPFREVVQSCGTPGWCEEFFRHSKKEHDDYGLRKLEEWLREKQEGNKWGKVE comes from the coding sequence ATGGCGAACGATCATGATGGAACTCACACGGTGGTCGAGAAAACACAGCCAACCATTACATCCTACCATGACCTGACCATCGTGGAGTCACAGGACGCCGAAACTGGACTCGCCAAGTCTTGCATGTTCCTGCATATCACCCAAGATGAAGAGGTCTACTTCGGCAAAACTACACGCAACAAGAGAGAATTATCTTTTGACGAGATCGGCCAACTCCTTACCCGCATCCCGGATGAGGAGATCTTCCCCGCAATCCCAAAAGACATCGAGTTGACCCTTGCACCTGATCACATCAACGAAGCGAACTCCTTCCTCAAACGACCTGGTATACAGCACTATGACGACTTCGTCGGTACAGACTTTGTCTGGAAGGAACTCCTTCATGAGACCCTTATCATGGAGAAGATCTCCAAGGCACCGCATCCGTATATCATCCGCTACCTTGGTTGTCGTACTTGCCGTGGCCGTATCACATCCTTCTTTGTGGAACGACTGGACCAGACGCTTGATCAGTACGTCAATGCCCCCGATGGGTTTGAGCCTCTTGACAATGAGAGGTTTCTTGCTGGTGTCCAGTCAGCGATCGACTACCTTCACTCTTTGGGACTGGCACACAATGACTTAAATCCGCAAAACATCATGGTTCGGGACGGGATGCCGGTGCTGATTGATTTTGGGGGATGCGCTCCGTTTAGAGAAGTGGTACAATCATGTGGAACGCCTGGTTGGTGCGAGGAGTTCTTTCGTCACTCCAAAAAGGAGCATGATGACTATGGTTTGAGGAAATTGGAGGAGTGGTTAAgggagaagcaggagggGAATAAATGGGGAAAAGTCGAATGA
- the PSY2 gene encoding Platinum sensitivity protein (COG:G; EggNog:ENOG503NV03), whose amino-acid sequence MASTWRFPFRRQTDARQYGLSEPVRMPRSSHQAHSPGARKFIDHVQQQFQAAMGGPGRSCITYPGECLLIRRAADDGLSDDLAMDMPTSIQLPPAELGTLIDIENTLRNLSQSPSGRDALAKAIMSEDYIAKLIPLVEMAEDMESLGDLHHLCNIMKTVVLLNDTGLIEHAVSDECVLGVVGAMEYDPDFPTHKANHRQWLNNQGRYKEVVRIQDDQVRRKIHQTYRLQYLKDVVLARILDDPTFSVLNSLIFFNQVEIVQHLHMTPGFMTDLFAVFGDPTVQPLRKKEAVIFIQQMCAISKNLQPPARQGLYGNFLQQGLVPVINYGLRHPDVTVRVGATDILGSILEFDPSMIRKTIYEQTHRKQAPLTDALIDLLLVEVDLGIKSQLTESLKVLLDPNVPGSGPPPENREGFMPKGKHQVSSDPQQDAFIAHFYEHSVAKLFRPLLDLEKRPNMKFSALEDGIFGYLNEILCFYIRHHTFRSKHFVFDHNIASRFAQLLACKQKHLQLVAIRFFRHLILLRDPFFTKHLSDRRIFGPVLDTLLRTLPRDNLLSSACLDFFTSINYEGDRELARHIMENYREKVVALSHVDYFRGMLMRWDQSRGYTVSEVDEEDEVRGVGRGAMMEHLAVDQAQEEYWNSVSDDEEENHHHHHHHHHHRPTGVVVNGGKLPLVEYTSDEEEEGGGGDVVMTTTTTAVDGGGNESKENEKPVVVVPSTPPPERLSEKRRREEDEDDALDKLMQHKRRNSSSAGSNSSLGSSGVGGMLRKKGSFHNNNNNNSGKARSREGSPNGGGGGGQKKIAISIAPVLKTAVVRAGSPAAEEGGREVRGGTGI is encoded by the exons ATGGCGTCGACATGGCGCTTTCCTTTCAGGAGGCAGACGGATGCCAGGCAATATGGTTTGTCTGAACCTGTTCGCATGCCACGCTCGTCGCATCAAGCTCACTCGCCGGGTGCTAGGAAATTCATCGACCACGTTCAACAACAATTCCAGGCCGCCATGGGGGGACCAGGTAGGAGCTGCATAACCTATCCAGGGGAGTGCCTGCTGATTCGCCGTGCTGCAGATGATGGTCTCTCAGACGACTTGGCGATGGACATGCCCACCTCCATCCAGCTCCCGCCTGCTGAGCTGGGGACGCTGATCGATATAGAGAATACCCTGCGGAACCTTTCGCAATCCCCGTCCGGCCGCGATGCCCTCGCCAAAGCAATCATGAGCGAAGACTACATCGCCAAACTTATTCCACTAGTAGAAATGGCCGAGGATATGGAGAGCTTGGGGGACCTACATCATCTCTGCAACATCATGAAgacggtggtgttgctgaacGACACCGGCCTCATCGAACATGCCGTGTCTGACGAGTGTGTTTTGGGAGTTGTGGGTGCGATGGAGTACGATCCCGATTTTCCGACGCACAAGGCGAACCACCGGCAGTGGTTGAACAACCAGGGGCGGTATAAGGAGGTGGTCAGGATCCAAGATGACCAAGTGCGACGCAAGATCCATCAGACCTACCGACTACAGTACTTGAAGGACGTTGTGCTTGCTAGGATCCTGGACGACCCTACCTTTTCAGTTCTCAACTCGCTCATCTTTTTCAACCAGGTCGAGATCGTGCAGCACCTCCACATGACGCCCGGTTTCATGACGGATCTCTTTGCCGTGTTTGGCGACCCGACTGTGCAGCCGCTGCGCAAAAAGGAAGCCGTCATTTTCATCCAGCAAATGTGCGCCATCTCGAAGAACCTCCAACCACCTGCCCGCCAAGGACTCTATGGCAACTTCCTCCAGCAAGGACTTGTTCCCGTTATCAATTACGGGCTTAGGCACCCTGACGTGACGGTCCGGGTTGGTGCTACAGACATTCTCGGCTCCATACTCGAGTTTGACCCCTCCATGATCCGAAAGACCATCTACGAGCAGACCCATAGAAAACAAGCGCCCCTGACCGACGCCCTCAtcgatctcctcctcgtcgaaGTGGATCTGGGGATCAAGTCGCAACTTACAGAGTCACTCAAGGTGCTTCTAGACCCAAATGTTCCCGGCAGCGGCCCCCCTCCAGAAAACAGAGAGGGCTTCATGCCCAAGGGAAAACATCAGGTTTCTTCCGATCCCCAGCAAGACGCGTTCATTGCCCACTTTTATGAGCACTCGGTCGCCAAGCTGTTCAGGCCGCTGCTTGACCTGGAGAAGAGGCCTAACATGAAGTTTAGTGCCCTCGAAGATGGGATTTTCGGGTACTTGAACGAGATTCTCTGCTTTTACATCAGGCATCACACTTTTCGGAGCAAGCACTTTGTGTTTGACCACAACATTGCGTCTAGGTTTGCGCAGCTTCTTGCCTGCAAACAGAAGCACCTCCAGCTTG TTGCCATCCGCTTCTTCCgccacctcatcctcctccgtgACCCTTTTTTCACCAAACACCTATCCGACAGGCGAATTTTCGGCCCAGTCTTGGACACGCTGCTGCGGACGCTGCCGCGGGACAATCTCTTGTCTTCGGCGTGCCTGGACTTTTTCACGTCGATTAATTATGAGGGGGATCGGGAGTTGGCCAGGCACATCATGGAGAATTACCGGGAGAAGGTAGTGGCGCTGAGCCATGTTGATTACTTTAgggggatgttgatgaggtgggaTCAGAGCCGGGGGTATACGGTTAGTGAggtggatgaagaggacgaggtgaggggggtgggaaggggggcgaTGATGGAGCATTTGGCTGTTGATCAGGCGCAGGAGGAGTATTGGAATAGTGtttctgatgatgaggaggagaatcatcatcatcatcatcatcatcatcatcatcgtcctaCGGGCGTGGTGGTGAATGGGGGGAAGCTGCCGCTGGTGGAGTACACgtctgatgaggaggaagagggcggtgggggggatgtggtgatgacgacgacgacgacagctgtggatgggggggggaatGAGTCAAAGGAGAATGAgaagccggtggtggtggtgccaagTACGCCGCCGCCGGAAAGATTAtcggagaagaggaggagggaggaggatgaggatgacgcGCTGGATAAGCTGATGCAGCATAAGAGGAGGAATAGCAGTAGTGCGGGGAGTAATTCTTCGTTGGGGTCGtcaggggtgggggggatgttgaggaagaagggaagttttcacaacaacaacaacaataacagtGGGAAGGCGAGGAGTCGAGAGGGGAGTCCgaatggaggaggagggggtggacaGAAGAAGATTGCGATTAGTATTGCGCCTGTTTTGAAGACGGCGGTTGTGAGGGCGGGGAGTCCGGCGGcggaagagggagggagggaagtGAGGGGTGGGACTGGGATTTAA
- a CDS encoding hypothetical protein (EggNog:ENOG503P85A), which translates to MSMFSFIRKGRQAAKEHKAEKAEKAKREAEKPPYRHIPKHAAIDAVSSGPAGWRSEDRQKIVDQNKRRSAMTTSGMNMTGQPRIHSSLSHVSFPAAFATPVVPRTYSHSSMPAGWASGDMNYSNVDVSSSSVKGKEVDRSTSASLYLSRSAARLSAGRYPMNMNAVIGTGDLSVSPVDSSSNSTSSQDDLEMEPIKHASLPPVTSKTRGYSRPMSDSGSIHRLHPARRLSDAEQNTTPTPAPARTSYSPRTSSLPAGIPPVPAIPAMQFGAAITTSTVSSTTASAASSVTMVPIASSVSLHTNNTKPIIKNVEERRDVAVISLTPEPSSDEEVSPVGTAISPITTSPTKNKRRTCKPSRFPELETINSNISIAAVETPLSSVPSSEKDGPKLAVTEIHEKIRPTSTIAATLPIDFDENSLPTPKALDLPAPVAQKQGKLSKNPGRKGRWSLRGHKSAAVAV; encoded by the coding sequence ATGTCCATGTTCTCGTTCATCAGAAAGGGCCGACAAGCAGCCAAGGAGCACAAGGCCgaaaaggccgagaaggCAAAGAGGGAAGCCGAGAAGCCTCCTTACAGGCACATCCCAAAACATGCCGCCATCGACGCGGTATCATCGGGGCCTGCTGGGTGGAGGTCCGAGGACCGCCAGAAGATTGTTGATCAGAACAAGCGGAGGAGTGCCATGACCACCAGTGGCATGAACATGACTGGCCAGCCTCGCATTCACAGCTCTCTCTCCCACGTTTCATTCCCAGCTGCCTTCGCTACCCCGGTGGTCCCCAGGACGTacagccacagcagcatgCCCGCCGGTTGGGCGTCTGGGGATATGAACTACAGCAACGTCGACGTCTCTAGTTCGTCGGTGAAGGGCAAAGAGGTCGACAGGAGTACATCAGCCTCGCTTTATCTGAGCCGATCAGCAGCTAGATTGTCAGCTGGGCGATATCCAATGAACATGAACGCCGTCATTGGCACCGGTGATCTCTCAGTCTCGCCTGTCGACAGCTCCAGCAACTCGACAAGCTCGCAGGACGATCTGGAGATGGAGCCCATCAAGCACGCATCCCTCCCACCAGTGACGAGCAAGACAAGAGGCTACTCAAGACCCATGAGCGACAGCGGCTCCATCCACCGCCTTCACCCAGCCCGAAGACTCTCCGACGCTgaacaaaacaccacccccaccccggCCCCAGCGCGCACCTCCTACTCCCCACGCACgagctccctccccgccggcATCCCCCCCGTCCCAGCAATCCCGGCCATGCAATTCGGCGCCGCGatcacaacctccaccgtctcctccaccaccgcctcggcAGCCAGCTCCGTAACCATGGTCCCCATCGCCTCGAGCGTTTCTCTCCACACCAACAATACCAAACCAATAATCAAAAACGTCGAAGAACGCCGCGACGTGGCGGTTATTTCCCTGACCCCCGAACCCTCCAGCGACGAGGAAGTCTCCCCCGTCGGAaccgccatctcccccatcaccacctcccctacCAAGAACAAGAGGAGGACGTGCAAACCCAGCCGTTTCCCCGAGCTGGAGACGATCAACTCGAATATTTCCATCGCCGCGGTTGAGACACCTCTCTCCTCGGTGCCGTCATCGGAGAAGGACGGTCCCAAACTTGCGGTGACGGAAATTCATGAGAAGATTCGGCCTACGTCCACGATTGCGGCGACGCTCCCGATTGATTTTGATGAAAACAGCCTGCCGACGCCAAAGGCGCTTGACCTGCCTGCGCCGGTGGCTCAAAAGCAGGGGAAGTTGAGCAAGAACccggggaggaagggaaggtgGTCGTTGAGGGGGCATAAGAGTGCTGCTGTCGCTGTTTAG
- a CDS encoding hypothetical protein (EggNog:ENOG503NTYS; COG:C), translating into MTKVELTGVEVAKHKSADDCWVIVHGRAYDVTDFLPEHPGGSKIILKYAGKDATEEFDPIHPPDTLEKYLPKDKHKGPVDMSTVVVEKQEVLPEEQGRMKRIEEMPLLEQCYNLLDFEGVAKRVMKKTAWGYYSSAADDEITLRENQTAFQRIWFRPKILVNVEKVDFSTTMLGTKVDIPFYVTATALGKLGHVEGEVVLTRASARHNVVQMIPTLASCSFDEIMDAADASQVQWLQLYVNKDRAITKRIVEHAEKRGCKGLFITVDAPQLGRREKDMRLKFTDEGSNVQKGSGEKTDNSQGAARAISSFIDPGLCWDDIPWFRSVTKMPIVLKGVQRVEDVLRAVEVGCAGVVLSNHGGRQLDFARSGIEVLAETMPVLKKMGLEKKIEVYVDGGVRRATDIIKALCLGAKGVGIGRPFLYAMSAYGQEGVERAMQLLKDEMEMNMRLIGARTIEELNEGMVDARGLFSHGVGPVNFLAERVYDPLVGPPQRERSKL; encoded by the exons ATGACCAAAGTCGAGCTCACAGGCGTGGAAGTCGCCAAACACAAGTCGGCAGACGACTGCTGGGTCATCGTCCAT GGCCGCGCCTACGACGTGACAGACTTCCTCCCCGAACATCCCGGCGGCTCCAAAATCATCCTCAAATACGCCGGCAAAGACGCCACCGAAGAATTCgaccccatccaccccccggACACTCTGGAAAAATACCTTCCAAAAGACAAACACAAAGGTCCCGTCGACATGTccaccgtcgtcgtcgagaaACAAGAGGTCCTCCCAGAAGAGCAGGGGAGAATGAAGAGGATCGAGGAGATGCCCTTGCTCGAACAATGCTACAACTTGCTTGACTTTGAGGGCGTGGCAaagagggtgatgaagaagactgCTTGGGGGTATTACTCTAGTGcggctgatgatgagatt ACCCTCCGAGAAAACCAAACAGCCTTTCAACGCATCTGGTTCCGCCCCAAAATCCTCGTCAACGTTGAAAAAGTCgacttttccaccaccatgCTCGGCACCAAGGTCGACATTCCCTTTTACGTCACCGCCACCGCTCTCGGCAAACTCGGTCACGTAGAAGGCGAGGTTGTCCTCACCCGTGCTTCGGCGAGGCACAACGTTGTCCAAATGATCCCCACCCTTgcctcctgctcctttgACGAGATCATGGACGCTGCAGATGCAAGCCAAGTCCAGTGGCTGCAGCTCTACGTCAACAAAGACAGGGCCATCACCAAGAGGATCGTCGAGCACGCCGAGAAGAGGGGTTGCAAGGGGCTGTTCATCACCGTTGACGCGCCAcagctggggaggagggagaaagaCATGAGGTTGAAATTCACGGATGAGGGCTCGAATGTGCAGAAGGGGTCAGGGGAGAAGACGGACAACAGCCAGGGTGCGGCGAGGGCGATCAGCAGTTTTATCGACCCGGGGCTGTGCTGGGATGATATTCCTTGGTTCAGGTCCGTTACCAAGATGCCCATCGTTTTGAAGGGGGTTCAGAGAGTGGAGGACGTGttgagggcggtggaggttgggtgCGCGGGCGTGGTGCTATCTAACCACGGAGGGCGACAGTTGGATTTTGCGAGGTCGGGGATTGAAGTCTTGGCGGAGACTATGCCTGtgctgaagaagatggggctggagaagaagattgaggtttatgttgatgggggggtgaggagggcgacggATATCATCAAGGCGCTGTGTTTGGGGGCTAAGGGGGTGGGGATCGGGAGACCGTTCTTGTATGCCATGAGCGCGTACGGgcaggagggggtggagagggcgatgCAGTTGCTCaaggatgagatggagatgaaTATGAGGCTCATTGGGGCGAGGACGATTGAGGAGTTGAACgaggggatggtggatgCACGGGGGCTTTTTAGCCATGGGGTTGGGCCGGTGAATTTTTTGGCGGAGAGGGTTTATGATCCGCTTGTCGGGCCGCcgcagagggagaggagtaAGTTGTAG
- a CDS encoding hypothetical protein (COG:G; EggNog:ENOG503NZKS): MSFPPTRAGLVLGLKMINNAWPSLHWNVWDYYMKAGGSYFGAKVGDKLVAWAHSLGFKPGKPLLTTSQLRTHHMACMRPTH; the protein is encoded by the coding sequence ATGTCGTTCCCTCCTACCCGCGCAGGCTTGGTCCTAGGATTGAAGATGATCAATAATGCGTGGCCGAGTCTGCATTGGAATGTGTGGGATTATTACATGAAGGCTGGGGGGAGTTATTTTGGGGCGAAGGTGGGGGATAAATTAGTTGCCTGGGCGCACAGTCTGGGCTTCAAACCAGGTAAGCCTCTTCTGACGACATCCCAGTTGCGCACTCATCACATGGCATGCATGCGTCCAACACATTGA
- a CDS encoding hypothetical protein (EggNog:ENOG503PD42) yields MSTTNPYGYTMAATYDQGLEPARNDYPEVTDPSHCAPEYVPPQPLTNEPMKPYGSTYVTPAAPYELSHTRESSSAYGGHAATAAPPYDMHDQVRLPASPPTTDLSSSMSSEKPPSHHRKKTVFGCTTLVFVLSCIIALLSMAVIGLAAAAGMEAHRANTNASRIAVMLAESNSTSGGLESVSDAEPEPGTGSGSDSNTTPGSTRTVTVTVSAAAAATETVRVTPASAISAVDDGCSENPEKVHGSTYTSYKRFNSLKFTRYCQRDPDGSLVMVIFTSTFEQCMDACASYSTYVAESFPTGGAKTRCDGVSFIPEWADKAAAGKENSRGNCYLKSGVKGEGGENGKKVKVHAAILQG; encoded by the exons ATGTCGACCACAAATCCCTACGGCTACACCATGGCCGCCACA TACGATCAAGGCCTCGAGCCAGCGCGCAACGACTATCCAGAGGTCACAGACCCTTCCCACTGCGCACCGGAATACGTGCCTCCCCAGCCACTGACCAATGAGCCGATGAAGCCGTATGGAAGTACTTACGTGACTCCTGCCGCCCCTTATGAGCTCTCACACACGAGGGAATCATCCTCGGCATATGGTGGACATGCAGCAACGGCGGCACCACCTTACGATATGCACGATCAGGTCCGGTTGCCAGCATCGCCCCCAACGACAGATCTGTCATCATCGATGAGCTCGGAAAAGcccccttctcaccaccgGAAAAAGACAGTATTCGGCTGCACAACACTGGTGTTTGTTCTCTCGTGCATCATTGCGCTTCTGTCGATGGCCGTGATTGGGCTGGCAGCTGCCGCGGGTATGGAGGCGCACAGGGCGAACACCAACGCGAGCAGGATAGCGGTCATGCTTGCTGAGAGCAATAGTACGTCTGGGGGGTTGGAGTCGGTTTCTGACGCCGAGCCCGAGCCTGGTACCGGTTCTGGTTCTGATTCCAACACTACTCCCGGCAGCACAAGaaccgtcaccgtcaccgtctccgctgctgctgcggcgacCGAGACTGTCAGGGTCACTCCTGCTTCCGCCATCTCCGCCGTTGACGACGGCTGCTCGGAAAACCCTGAGAAAGTCCACGGGTCGACTTATACTTCTTATAAAC GCTTCAACTCTTTGAAATTCACCCGCTACTGCCAACGAGATCCAGACGGCTCGCTCGTGATGGTGATTTTTACCTCGACTTTTGAACAGTGCATGGACGCGTGCGCGTCGTACTCGACTTATGTAGCGGAGTCGTTCCCCACGGGAGGCGCAAAGACGAGGTGTGACGGGGTTAGTTTTATTCCCGAGTGGGCGGATAAGGCTGCTGCGGGTAAGGAGAATTCGAGGGGGAATTGTTACCTGAAGAGTGGAGTtaagggggaggggggagagaatGGGAAAAAGGTCAAGGTTCATGCTGCTATTTTGCAGGGATAA
- the ALG5 gene encoding dolichyl-phosphate beta-glucosyltransferase (COG:M; EggNog:ENOG503NTZC; BUSCO:EOG09264B2P): protein MAADNSNTTERLVAAATQLISLLFTTAREQPIRLFFLFVFPLALFGIISIYLLLHLLAPKPRPPYPSEKTYLTTLPSGAISPPRPLPCWYDRWHAEGCLKEQYPTVPDGFDVPDQASIEPAEVEVSVVVPAYNEQDRIEVALEEMVEYLDANFGRGQEGGSGRLLPTLERPKPGAGTPGSRPSTPHRLVFKCENALGGGRGQSPPRERLPRGYEIIVVDDGSEDRTVEVVLEFGRRRGLHDVLRVVSLEKNRGKGGSVTHGLRHVRGKYAVFADADGASRFSDLGRLIEGCEDVVDGSNRGVAIGSRAHLVGSEAVVKRSAIRNFLMRSFHFVLMILTPPATSRIRDTQCGFKLFSRAALPHIVPYMHAEGWIFDIEMLMLAESAPATPVLASDGSVIGTSYGIKVAEVPVGWEEVGGSKMSLVKDSVRMAVGLAVLRASWMLGVYRRRLT, encoded by the exons ATGGCAgccgacaacagcaacaccaccgagcGCCTCGTCGCAGCAGCCACCCAGCTCAtatccctcctcttcaccaccgcGCGCGAACAGCCAATCCGGTTGTTCTTTCTATTCGTCTTTCCCCTAGCCCTCTTTGGCATAATCTCT atctacctcctcctccacctcctaGCCCCTAAACCCCGCCCCCCCTACCCCTCGGAAAAAAcctacctcaccaccctgCCCTCAGgcgccatctcccccccaagACCCCTCCCCTGCTGGTACGACCGCTGGCACGCCGAAGGCTGCCTCAAAGAGCAATACCCCACCGTCCCGGACGGGTTCGACGTCCCCGACCAAGCCAGCATCGAGCCCGCAGAGGTCGAAGTGAGCGTTGTCGTTCCTGCCTACAACGAACAAGACAGGATAGAAGTCGCTCTCGAAGAAATGGTCGAGTATCTCGACGCGAATTTCGGGCGCGGTCAGGAAGGAGGGTCCGGGAGGTTGTTGCCTACGTTGGAGAGACCTAAGCCCGGAGCAGGGACGCCGGGATCGAGACCGTCGACGCCGCACAGGTTGGTTTTCAAGTGTGAGAATGCActtggtggggggagggggcagtCACCGCCGAGGGAGCGGCTGCCGAGGGGGTATGAGAttattgttgttgatgatgggagcgAGGACaggacggtggaggtggtgttggagttTGGAAGACGGCGTGGGTTGCATGATGTGCTCAGGGTGGTGAGTCTGGAGAAGAAtagagggaagggggggagtgtGACGCATGGGTTGAGGCACGTGAGGGGGAAATACGCCGTCTTTGCCGACGCGGACGGGGCGTCTAGGTTCAGCGACCTGGGCCGCCTCATTGAAGGTTGtgaggatgttgttgatggatcCAACCGGGGCGTTGCCATTGGCAGCAGGGCTCATCTTGTCGGGAGCGAAGCTGTCGTCAAGAGGTCGGCCATTCGGAACTTTTTGATGAGGTCGTTCCACTTTGTGCTCATGATCCTCACCCCGCCGGCGACGTCGAGGATACGGGATACGCAGTGCGGGTTTAAGCTGTTCTCGAGGGCGGCGCTGCCGCATATTGTGCCGTATATGCACGCTGAGGGCTGGATTTTTGATATTGAAATGTTGATGCTGGCGGAGAGCGCGCCGGCGACGCCGGTCCTGGCGAGTGATGGGAGCGTGATTGGGACCAGTTATGGGATCAAGGTGGCGGAGGTGCcggttgggtgggaggaggtgggcggGAGCAAGATGAGTCTTGTGAAGGACAGTGTTAGGATGGCGGTTGGGTTGGCGGTGCTGAGGGCGAGTTGGATGCTGGGGGTTTATaggaggaggttgacgtAG
- a CDS encoding hypothetical protein (COG:Q; EggNog:ENOG503Q4W5): MATTDPKKKMGKNKAFASGYALTNVLRSEPQIDNVISLLLSHLDRFAQTGEQTKYFTFTSFDVTEEILFSSQFGFLKTGTDIGNAIANGYWLSMYASAMAFYYYFHVAPLGNPVVTWLNILPYGHLFETTIKAMKTRLRDERDDESRFDSVGCWFRAMEKDPERIKWRDVQAVTVSTVGAASETVSCALQSFVYYMIRTPGV, translated from the exons ATGGCCACCACCGacccaaagaagaagatgggaaaAAACAAGGCTTTTGCCTCGGGGTACGCCCTCACTAACGTGTTACGGTCAGAACCCCAGATCGACAACGTCATCTCCTTGCTTCTCAGCCACCTCGACCGTTTTGCCCAAACAGGGGAACAG ACAAAGTATTTCACATTCACGTCGTTTGATGTAACAGAGGAGATCCTCTTCTCCAGTCAATTCGGCTTCTTGAAAACAGGGACTGATATTGGGAACGCAATTGCGAATGGGTACTGGTTGTCAATGTACGCTTCTGCCATGGcattttattattattttcaTGTTGCGCCGCTGGGGAACCCGGTGGTTACCTGGTTGAATATTCTGCCTTATGGGCATTTATTTGAGACGACGATTAAAGCGATGAAGACGAGGTTGCGGGATGAAAGAGATGATGAGTCGAGGTTTGATAGTGTGGGGTGCTGGTTTAGGGCGATGGAGAAGGATCCTGAGAGAATCAAGTGGCGGGATGTGCAGGCTGTGACGGTGAGTACGGTTGGGGCGGCGAGTGAGACGGTTAGTTGCGCTTTGCAGAGTTTTGTGTATTATATGATACGGACACCGGGGGTTTAG